In Thermoplasmatales archaeon, the DNA window CTGAAAGAGATTGGCCTAAAAATTACCCGAAGAATTGGAAAAACTTGCTTATATGGGGGGATAACAAACTTGCCATGTCTTCTTTACTTCAGGGTATAAACATAAATGGTGAAATACTAAATTTGAGAGGAAAAATAAAGCTTATTTACATAGACCCACCTTTTGCAACAGGTGCTGATTTCTCTTTTAAGGTTCCAATGCCTGAAAGCTGGAAAGATTTGATACCAGAAAATGAGATGGTAAAAAATCCTTCAATAATGGAAGAGCTTGCATACAGAGATATGTGGGGTGGAAAAACACCAGAAGAGAGAATCTCATCTTATCTCAACTACATGTATGAGAGACTCCTCTTAATGAAAGAGCTTCTGGCAAACGATGGTTCAATTTATGTTCATCTGGATTATAGAATGGCGCATTATGTAAAGGTTATGATGGATGAAATTTTTGGAAGAGAAAATTTTAGGAATGAGATTGTGTGGTGTTACACTGGGCCTGGAAGGCAAATAAGTGATTTCCCTGACAAACATGACCTAATCTACAGATATTCTAAATCAGAAAACTATATTTTTAATCCAGATGAGATAAGAATACCTTATGTTAAATTAGATACAGGAAAAACTCATGGCATCTTTAAGCAAAGAGCGATTTTAAATGAAAAAGGGAAAATTCCTGAAGATTGGTGGTCTGATATAACTCCTGTAGCAAGATTACATGCCACTGAACTATTAGCTTTTCCTACCCAAAAACCCGAAGCCCTATTAGAACGCATCGTTCTTGCCTCTTCAAATGAAGGTGATATCGTTGCTGATTTCTTTTCTGGCTCTGGGACTTTGGCAAGAGTTGCCGAAAAACTTGGGAGGAGATGGGTTTGCTGTGATATATCAAAGTATGCAATTCATCTTACAAGAAAAACACTTCTGGATATAGAAAATACAAAGTCCTTAGGAAGAAAGAGTGGTAAAGATAAAGAACCTTATGGGAAACCTTGCCGACCTTTTTACTTGATAACTATTGCAAATTATATGACGGATAAAATGGATAACAGAGCTGATGTTATTAGTCTCATTCTGAATCTTTATGGAGCATCACCTATGAAACAAGTCTTAGAACATCTACATGGTATAAGAGAGAAAGAGAAAGAAATTGTGCATGTAGGACAAGCAAATTTTCCTGTAACTCCTGCTGAGATTTATGAGGTTATCAAAGAGTTTAAGGAAACCCCCTTCTACAAGGATGGATGGACTCTCGTAATCCTCGGTTGGGACTGGGCACCAGATACATTTGAGAGAGCAAGAGATTTATGGGAGAGAGAGGATGTTAAACTTAAACTTCTGCACATTCCCCCAGTTAAAAAAATTGAGGAAATAATTGAAAAACACAATTTAGATTTATCTAAAATTATTAAGTTCGAATATGCTTTTGATGAAAAAGTAAGAGAAAATTTGAGGTTCGTAGAGCCAGGATATGTGCAACTTGAAGTAAAAAAAGATGGTTTAAATGTTGAAATAAAGATAAAAGATTTCTGGGTAAGACTTCCTCATGGGTATGAAGACCTGGAGGAAGAGATAAGAAAAAGAATATCAGAGACAAAAACCGATAAAATCAGAGAAAAATATTTCTTGCCTCTGATAAACTACTGGGCTGTTGATTGGAATTATGATGGAAATGTTTTTAAACATGATTTTGTAAGTTTTGATAAAAAGCTTGGAGAAGGAAAAGTGGATATAAAAGCAAGCAATACTTATGTGAAAGCGGGCACATATAGGGTTGTCGTAAAAATAACTGATATATTTGGCGGTGAAACCTCAAAAGAACTTATTGTGAATGTGGAGGGATAAAGATGGCAAGAAAGAGAGTGAATGAATTTCTATTTGAGGTTAAAAAACCACCCTCCGACATAACTTTTGTGCCCCCAGATTCTATCCTCCACCCATATCCTATCAGGATAAAAATTGATGATCCTTATCTTGATAACGTTAAAAGGAAATTCGAAGAATATATCTGTAACGGTATAGCATGGGCGAACGACCAGAGAAAGAAAGGGAATCCTTATGCAAGATTTCCGTCAGAGGCTGTTTGTGTAAATAATTTAAGGTTAGAGATTAAGGAATGGAGGGAAAAAGGTTATCCTGATGTCACAGAGACAACAAGATATTTACTAAATTTCTGGTTTGAACAACCAAGAGATAAGGTGTTCTGGTTTTCCCAAAGGGAAGCTGTTGAGGCATTAATCTATCTTTATGAAGTTAAGGGAATTACAAAAGTGAGTGAACTTTTGAAGGAATTTGGCGCTTTTAAACTATCAGGATATGGAGAATATGACAAATATCCCAGATATGCCTTTAGAATGGCAACGGGCTCGGGCAAAACACTTGTAATGGCTTTGCTTACCGTATGGTCTTTCTTCAATTATCTTTATGAGGATAAAGAAAAATACACCAGATTCTTCCTCTTTGTTGCACCAAATATAATAGTTTATGATAGACTCAGAAAAGATCTTGAAGATCTATCAATCTATGAAGAATTCCAGCTCATACCAAAGGACTGGAAGAGAGATTTTAAAGTCCAAGTTATCACAAGAGATGCATTCTCAAATGCAGATAGGTTCCCACCCCCAGATGATGAAAGTGTAATATTTGTGACAAACATACATCAAATAGGGTTTATAGAGAAGAAGACTAAAAGGGAAGATATCATAACAACATTATTTGATATTCCTTCTCCTGGTAAGGAACCTTACAAGGCAAAATCGATAAGGTTGTGGGAAATTCTCAATAACTACCCTAATCTGATGATTTTAAAGGATGAAGCCCATCATATACATAGAGAAGAAGCGAGATGGCAAAACTACTTATGGGATTTGCACGAAGCTTTGATGACTACTCATTCTAAAGGAATATTTATGGAGCTCGATTTTACTGCCACACCTAAAGATGAGAGAGGTGCTTTATTTCCATGGATAATTGTGGATTTTTCGCTGCGGGAGGCTTTACAGACAGGAATTGTGAAATACCCTGCGAAAGTTATTGTGCATGATGCTCCACCTATCAAGAAAGGATTTTCAATAGAGGATTTTATGCCGTATATCAGAGCAGCGTTAGAGAGATGGAGAAAACATAAGGAAAAACTGAGAGAGCTTGGAAGAAAATCTGTTCTTTTCATAATGGCAGATGAAATATCAAGTGCAGAAGCAATTTATGAGAAATTGCTTGAAGAACCTGACATAAATTCATCGAATATGATGCTTATTCATTCTGAGCTTGATGAATGGAAAACAAAACTAAAGCAAAAAGGAAGAGAAATAGTTTCAAGGATTAGGATTAATGGGGAAGAGAAAGAAATCGATAAAGAACAGGCGGTTAAACTTGTGAGATGGCTTGATGATCCAGAAAATCCAATAGAGGTTATATCTAGTGTTATGATGTTAAATGAGGGATGGGATGTTCGTTCGGTTACCGTTATTCTTGGATTGAGATCCTATGCATCAGAAAGAGAAATTCTTCCTGAACAGGTTATAGGAAGAGGATTGAGGAAGCTCTTCCCTCAGGATGGGATAGATACTGAGAAATGGGTTAACATACTAGAAATTGTCGGACCTCCTAATCTTTTAAAAGTTCTTGATAATCTTGAGCAACTCGAGGGCATAAAGATTCCTAATGCTCCAGAGGAATTTTTTGTATCTTTTAATCCGAGAGCGGATGCTCCAGAGGAATTTAGGTTCGAAATACCAAAAGCAGAGTTTCTTTCTTTCGAAGAAAATATAGATACTAAAGCCATAGTCGATGAAATTTTTTCAAAATTGCCTTCAAATGTTTTTGAGTTATCTGAAATTGATGAGTTTAAGAAAAAGTATGAATATGAAGTTATTGACTTGAAGGGGCAAACTTTAGATGAAGGGCAGATTGAAACACCACTTTATGATATTCCTATTATTGGATTAACCCGTTTGGCAAGAGAATTGCAGGAAGAAATCCCATTACCCAATTCCTTTAATTTACTGGTGAATATTCTTGAAAAATATATTACAGAAAAACTTTTTAACCAACCTGTCGAACTAAACGATGATGTGCTGAGATTTCTGTCTACAAAAGGTTGGTACTTGGAGATAAAGAAAAATATTATAAATATCGCCAGACCTCTTATAGAAAATCCTATATTCTCAATAGATGCGGAATTAAAACAAACTATTAAAGTGGAAGAACTGGAAAGTTTTCCTTGGACTAAAGATTTTGTGGATTCTGAAAAGAGCTTATTTGTAAGGATTATTTACGAAGACAATGAAGAGAAAAGGATCCCTTCCTCTCCAGTAGATAATGATATGGAAAGAGATTTTGTAAATTTTCTAACAAGAGCTAGAGATGTAATATCGTTTATAAAAAACATTCCTCATAAAGTAGGGCTGGGGATCGTCTACTACGACTCAAGAGAGAGGAAATGGAGAAAGTTTTATCCTGATTTTATAGTAAAGAGTAAGAACGGTCTTTACATTGTAGAAACTAAAGGAAGAGAGGAGATTCAAATTTCAGATAAAAATATCGCTGCTAAAAAATGGTGCGAGGCTGTAAGTAAAAGTACAGGCGAGACATGGATATACCTATACCTAAGAGAAGGAGACTGGGATGGAAAAGATAATCTTAAAGATTGTAAAGAAGACGATACGAGTAGCATTGCTTAAATTAAAAAAAGAAGGATGAGCTACGAGAGTTGAAAAATTCTTAAAATTTCAATATTTTGGTAGGCGCTGAGGGTGGGATTTGAACCCACGAGGAGCGTAAGCTCCACAGGCTCTCAAGGCCTGCGCCGTAGTCCGCTTGGCTACCTCAGCAAAGTAAGCAAAGCAAAAATAAATAAAAAAGAATATAAAAATTTAAAGGGTTAAGATTTAAGAATTATCTCTATATTAACTCCATCTGGAACTTGCACTCGCATTAATTGGCGCAATGCTCTATCCTGGGCATCTATTTCAACCAGTCTTTTGTGAATTCTCATTTCCCAGTGATCCCATGTTTCTGAGCCCTCTCCATCTGGACTTTTTCTGCAAGGAACAATAAGTCTTTTTGTTGGCAATGGTATTGGCCCTTTCATTCTCACTCCAGTTTTCTCCGCGATTTTTTTAATTTGAGAACATACTTCATCTATTTTTTTTGCGTCTGTGCCAGTGAGTGTTATTCTTGCTATCTGTGTCATTTACATCAGTTTCTCATCAACTTCTATGCATACCCCCGCTCCCACTGTTTGACCCATATCACGAATTGCAAATCTTCCAAGCTCTGGGAAATCTTTTGCCCTTTCTATAACCATTGGGCGAGTTGGTCTTATTTTAACAACAGCAGCATCTCCTGTTTTTAGCATTTGTGGATTTTCTTCTTTAACTTCTCCGCTCCTTGGATCAATCTTCTTAACCAGCTCTTCAAACCTGCAAGCTACCTGTGCGGTGTGGCAATGGAATACGGGTGTATATCCTACTGTTATAACCGAAGGATGATTCAATACCATGATTTGAGCGGTAAATAGCTTTGCTACTGTTGGAGGATTATCTACATGCCCCGCAACATCTCCTCTCCTTACATCTTTTTTGCTTATTCCTCTTATATTAGCTCCTATATTGTCTCCAGGCACCGCTTGAGGAATTGTTTCGTGATGCATTTCTATTGATTTAACTTCCCCAACCACTCCTTTTGGTTGAGCGGATGGTAGGAAAATGAGTTTATCCTCTGGTTTCATTACTCCTGTTTCAACTCTTCCAACTGGAACTGTTCCTACACCTGTAATGGAGTAAACATCCTGTATTGGCCATCTCAATGGTTTGTCAATTGGTTTTGGAGGAACTTTGAATTCATTAATAGCTTCTAGCAATGTTGGTCCGTCCCACCATTCTAATTTTTTCCTCTCCTTTACATTATCTCCATTCCATGCAGATACAGGAATATATTTTACATCCTTATATCCAACACTGGTGAGTAATTTTTCCGCCTGCGCTTTCACTTCTTCATATCTTTGCTTGCTATAAGGAGGTTGAGTCGCATCCATCTTGTTTATGGCGACAACAATCTGGGGCACACCGAGTGTTCTTGCGAGCCATGCATGTTCCTTTGTTTGCGCCATCACGCCCTCACCAGGTGCTGCAGATACGACAAGAATTGCACAATCTGCCTGGCTTGTTCCTGTAATCATGTTCTTCACGAAGTCTCTGTGGCCCGGCGCATCAATAATTGTGAAGTAATATTTGTCTGTGTCAAAGCGCTGGTGGGCAACATCTATAGTTAGGCCTCTCTCCCTCTCCTCTTTTAGTCTATCCATTACCCAAGCAAGTGCAAAAGACTCTTTACCCAATGATTTTGCCTCTTCCATGTACTTTTGGACTACATGGGTATCAACTTGCCCTGTCTCAAGCATCAGTCTTCCTACAAGTGTTGATTTTCCATGATCAACATGCCCGATTGTAACCAGATTTAAATGGGGTTTTTGTGCTGGCATTTTTAACCACCTTAGCGTAAATAAGTCATTGTATATATATTTTTTTTCCTGCTGTAATGACAGCTATATCTTTTTCATTATCCACAAGTATTTTCTTGGTTTTCCATATTTTTTTATTCCGCTCTAACCTTTACATCCATTTCCCGTTTGATTTAAAACAATTCAAATTTTTCATGTTTTTTCATTGTTAATGGTTTGCTTTCTTATCTATTGTTTCATCTCTATAGGAAAACTTGGAAATGATGTCCATTTATGGTTATTTTGTAAGCCCAAAATCTTTATATCTTTTATTATTTTTTCTCTGATGAAATTCATTGTTGCAATAACTGGGGCGAGCGGTGTTTTATATGGTATTAGGCTATTGGAGGAATTAAAAAAAAGAAATAACTTTGTTTATTTGATAATTAGTGATACGGGCAAAAAGTTAATAGAGGAAGAAACAGATTATGGGCTTAACAAAATAAGCAAAAAAGCGGACAAAACATTTAGCGAAAATGAAATTACCGCAGAAATTGCTAGTGGGTCAGCTAAATATGATGCAATGATAGTTTGCCCGTGCAGTGGAAAAACTCTATCCGCTATCGCTAACGGATTGGCTATTAACTTAATAATAAGGAGTGCAATTTGCTGTTTAAAAGAAGGGAGGAAATTGATTCTTGTTCCAAGAGAAACACCTCTTGATGCGATATATCTAGAAAATATGCTGAAACTCAATAGATTAGGGGTTATAATTCTTCCTGCAATGCCCGCATTTTATATAAAGCCAAAAAGTGTTGATGAAATGGTAAATTTTATTGTAGGAAAAATAATGGATCAACTAGGGATAAAGAATGATTTGTATAAAAGGTGGAAATAAATTTAATTATTTTCTTTTCTTAATTTCTTCAGCAAGCTCTCCATCTTCAATTATCAAAGCCCCTATATAACCACAATCCTTGCACTTCCATTTACTCCTATCTTGTGGTATAATCCAGTCAATATTACTCGAGCCACATTTAGGGCAATATTTTGTCATTGTGAATAAAACAACCGATATAAAAAAACCTGCCTAAAATTTATATACGGATAAAAAATAACTTCCATATGGGCAAAAAAGGCTTGCTTGCGGTTGTAACTATTGCAATTGTTTATTTTGTATGGCTAATCTTATGGGCATTTCTTGAGTTTTTCACTGATTTAAATTTGCCAATTTCTTTGAAAGTTTGGAGCATAATCGGAATTTTCCTTTACATTGCACTGATTTTAATTGAAATTTTATTTATGATAGAAAGGGAGAAAAAGGAGGAAATTCCAAAGAAAATAAAAAAAGTTGTTTGTGGATATTGCAAAACAAAATTTGATATATCTGATACTGGAGAAAGACCGCTGAATTACATTTGCCCCAATTGTGGAAATGAAGGCGCGCTAAAAGGAAAAACTTTGAAAGGTATTAGCATTTTTATAGAATGCTCAAATTGCGGAAAAGAAGCGGAGATATTTTATTCTGGAGAGAGACCTTTTGAATATGTTTGTCCTCATTGTCATGCAAAAGGGATAATAAATGATTAAAGCAAGGATTGAAATAAAATTAAAAAAAGGAATAGTTGATCCCGAAGGGAAAAATATTGCAAAAGCTTTGAATTTACTTGGCTTTAAAAATGTAAAAAATGTAAAAACATCCAAAATAATAGAAATATTGATTGATGAAGAAAATGAAAGAGATGCATTAAGAGAAGTGGAGGAAATGTGCAAAAAATTACTTACAAATCCTGTGGTTAATGAATATTCAATAAAGATAGAGGGCGTGGATGAGTGAGCATCTATTTATTGAAGATGGTTATGTATGCAGAATAAATATATTAGATGCAGATGACAACCATCTTGAAGAAATAAGTAAATCAATGAAGTTAGCTCTAAATCTTGAAGAAATGAAAAAAATAAGGGAATATTTTAGGAAAAAAAATAGGATGCCAACTGATTTGGAGCTTGAAGCAATAGCTCAGGCATGGAGCGAGCATTGCTGTTATAAATCATCAAAATACTGGTTAAGAAAATATCTTTATAGGATAGGAAAAAATAAAATTGTTGCAAGAGAAGATGCAGGGGTAATGAAATTTGATGCCCGTCATTATTATTCAATTGCCCTGGAAAGTCATAACCATCCATCCGCTGTTGAGCCTTATGGGGGGGCTGCGACTGGTATAGGGGGGATAATAAGAGATGTTTTATGCATGGGCTCAAAGCCAGTGGCTCTTATAGATGCAATATTTTTTGGAAAGCTGGATACTGAATATGAAAAGCTTCCGCAGGGAGTAAAACATCCAAGATATCTTTTTAAGAGAGTTGTTGAGGGGATAAGAGATTATGGAAATAGGGTTGGAATTCCAACAGTAGCGGGGCAGGTATATTTTCACAATAGCTATTTAGGAAATTGTCTTGTAAATGTAGGTTGCATAGGGATTATGAAAAAAGAGCATCTTATTCACAGTAGTGTAAAGAACCCGGGAGATATTTATATATATGCGGGCGGGAAAACTGGTAGGGATGGAATACATGGAGTTACTTTTGCATCAGAGGAGCTTGACGAAGAAATGGAGGAAGAAATAACAGCTGTTCAGCTCGGCGATCCAGTAACAAAAGAGCCTTTAATACACGCCTGCTTGGAATGTGTTGAAAAAGGACTGGTGGAGGGCATGAAGGATATGGGCGGGGGCGGGCTCTCCTGCGTTTGCAGTGAAATTGCCTATGAAGGAGGAAAGGGTGCGGAAGTTTATCTCGATAGAGTGCCTTTAAGAGAGGAAAATATGAAGCCGTGGGAGATATGGGTTTCAGAATCGCAGGAGAGAATGCTTCTTGTTGTTAAGAGGGAAAATGTTGATGAGGTTTTGAAAATTTTTGAAAAATGGGATATTGATGCGGTTGCAATTGGAAAAGTTATAGATGAGCCCAAGATTAAAATTTTTTACAAGGGACAGAAAGTAGGGGAAATTGATCTTGCTTTTCAGGTAGGAGGGGTTGAATATGTAAGAAATTATGTTAAGCCATGTGAGAAAGAAAAGGAAGATATTGAATTTCCAATGCCAAATTTACAGGATATATTTACAAAAATTCTTTCATCATATAATGTTTCAAGCAGAGAATGGGTGATAAGGCAATATGATTTTGAAGTAAAGGGAGCAACAGTTGTTAAGCCATTGCATGGAGAATTTTTCTCGCAAACTCATTCAGATGCAGTCGTTATTAAGCCACTGGAGGAATCATTTAAGGGGCTTGCTATAACAATAGATATAAATCCGTATTTTACTGAATTGAATCCCTACTGGGGCACAACATCTGCTATAGATGAAGCCTGCAGAAATATAGCATCTGTTGGAGCAAAAATAAATTCATTTGCGGATTGCCTTAATTTCGGAAACCCTGAAAATCCCGAAAGAATGGGAGAAATTATTGAAGCAATAAGAGCTCTGTATGATATGGGTAAAAAATTAGGTATTCCATATGTTTCAGGAAATGTTAGCCTGTATAATGAAAGCACAGCGGGTGCGGTTGCGCCGACGCCCGCGATAATGGGGGTTGGAATTTTAAAAGATGTTAGGAAATGCGCGACAACAAACTTAAAGGAAGAGGGAAATCCAATATATTTGATAGGAGAGACAAAAAAGGAGATGGGTGGGAGTGAGTATTATCAAGCTCTTGGAATTGATGCGGGTAAAGTGCCGAGGAGTGATGCAAAAGTTTTGAAAATAAGCATGAGTAAAGTTGTTAGGGCAATTGATAAGGGCTATATAAAGGCCTGTCATGATGTATCAAATGGGGGGATTGCAATTGCTATTGCGGAAATGGTTACGGGAGGAAAGGGAGCGGAAATATGCTTATATTCTTTAGGAAATTTAAGGACAGATTTCAAGCTATTTTCTGAAAGTAATACGAGATGGATTGTTGAAGTTAGAAAAGATAAGGAAGAAGATTTTAAAAACCTTTTTGAAGGATTAAAAATATATAAAATAGGAAATGTAAAAGGGAAAAATCTTGTTATTTATGATGGAGATGAAATAGAAGAATTTATAAACATGGATAAGAAATTTTTGTATGAAATATGGAATAAAAAATTGTGGGAAGAAATGGGTTAAAAATCAAATAAATTTTTTTGTTTCAGTTTCTTTGCAAAGTTCTTATACTTCTCAATTGCATTAATAACTCTTTCCTTATTAAAATCATGCTCATCACACATAAAACTAATTGTTGCTTTCTCATCTATTTCACTCCATTCTAAGTTATAATCTGGATTTATATCTGGCTCGAGAAATATTTTCCTCACCTCTTCATATCCTTC includes these proteins:
- a CDS encoding site-specific DNA-methyltransferase, which encodes MSGWVELIWNGKRENSFTKESVDKYYGKVREVKKIHLPFQKIELLGIKKLPTLDRWIPEFPERDWPKNYPKNWKNLLIWGDNKLAMSSLLQGININGEILNLRGKIKLIYIDPPFATGADFSFKVPMPESWKDLIPENEMVKNPSIMEELAYRDMWGGKTPEERISSYLNYMYERLLLMKELLANDGSIYVHLDYRMAHYVKVMMDEIFGRENFRNEIVWCYTGPGRQISDFPDKHDLIYRYSKSENYIFNPDEIRIPYVKLDTGKTHGIFKQRAILNEKGKIPEDWWSDITPVARLHATELLAFPTQKPEALLERIVLASSNEGDIVADFFSGSGTLARVAEKLGRRWVCCDISKYAIHLTRKTLLDIENTKSLGRKSGKDKEPYGKPCRPFYLITIANYMTDKMDNRADVISLILNLYGASPMKQVLEHLHGIREKEKEIVHVGQANFPVTPAEIYEVIKEFKETPFYKDGWTLVILGWDWAPDTFERARDLWEREDVKLKLLHIPPVKKIEEIIEKHNLDLSKIIKFEYAFDEKVRENLRFVEPGYVQLEVKKDGLNVEIKIKDFWVRLPHGYEDLEEEIRKRISETKTDKIREKYFLPLINYWAVDWNYDGNVFKHDFVSFDKKLGEGKVDIKASNTYVKAGTYRVVVKITDIFGGETSKELIVNVEG
- a CDS encoding DEAD/DEAH box helicase family protein; this encodes MARKRVNEFLFEVKKPPSDITFVPPDSILHPYPIRIKIDDPYLDNVKRKFEEYICNGIAWANDQRKKGNPYARFPSEAVCVNNLRLEIKEWREKGYPDVTETTRYLLNFWFEQPRDKVFWFSQREAVEALIYLYEVKGITKVSELLKEFGAFKLSGYGEYDKYPRYAFRMATGSGKTLVMALLTVWSFFNYLYEDKEKYTRFFLFVAPNIIVYDRLRKDLEDLSIYEEFQLIPKDWKRDFKVQVITRDAFSNADRFPPPDDESVIFVTNIHQIGFIEKKTKREDIITTLFDIPSPGKEPYKAKSIRLWEILNNYPNLMILKDEAHHIHREEARWQNYLWDLHEALMTTHSKGIFMELDFTATPKDERGALFPWIIVDFSLREALQTGIVKYPAKVIVHDAPPIKKGFSIEDFMPYIRAALERWRKHKEKLRELGRKSVLFIMADEISSAEAIYEKLLEEPDINSSNMMLIHSELDEWKTKLKQKGREIVSRIRINGEEKEIDKEQAVKLVRWLDDPENPIEVISSVMMLNEGWDVRSVTVILGLRSYASEREILPEQVIGRGLRKLFPQDGIDTEKWVNILEIVGPPNLLKVLDNLEQLEGIKIPNAPEEFFVSFNPRADAPEEFRFEIPKAEFLSFEENIDTKAIVDEIFSKLPSNVFELSEIDEFKKKYEYEVIDLKGQTLDEGQIETPLYDIPIIGLTRLARELQEEIPLPNSFNLLVNILEKYITEKLFNQPVELNDDVLRFLSTKGWYLEIKKNIINIARPLIENPIFSIDAELKQTIKVEELESFPWTKDFVDSEKSLFVRIIYEDNEEKRIPSSPVDNDMERDFVNFLTRARDVISFIKNIPHKVGLGIVYYDSRERKWRKFYPDFIVKSKNGLYIVETKGREEIQISDKNIAAKKWCEAVSKSTGETWIYLYLREGDWDGKDNLKDCKEDDTSSIA
- a CDS encoding 30S ribosomal protein S10; the protein is MTQIARITLTGTDAKKIDEVCSQIKKIAEKTGVRMKGPIPLPTKRLIVPCRKSPDGEGSETWDHWEMRIHKRLVEIDAQDRALRQLMRVQVPDGVNIEIILKS
- the tuf gene encoding translation elongation factor EF-1 subunit alpha produces the protein MPAQKPHLNLVTIGHVDHGKSTLVGRLMLETGQVDTHVVQKYMEEAKSLGKESFALAWVMDRLKEERERGLTIDVAHQRFDTDKYYFTIIDAPGHRDFVKNMITGTSQADCAILVVSAAPGEGVMAQTKEHAWLARTLGVPQIVVAINKMDATQPPYSKQRYEEVKAQAEKLLTSVGYKDVKYIPVSAWNGDNVKERKKLEWWDGPTLLEAINEFKVPPKPIDKPLRWPIQDVYSITGVGTVPVGRVETGVMKPEDKLIFLPSAQPKGVVGEVKSIEMHHETIPQAVPGDNIGANIRGISKKDVRRGDVAGHVDNPPTVAKLFTAQIMVLNHPSVITVGYTPVFHCHTAQVACRFEELVKKIDPRSGEVKEENPQMLKTGDAAVVKIRPTRPMVIERAKDFPELGRFAIRDMGQTVGAGVCIEVDEKLM
- a CDS encoding UbiX family flavin prenyltransferase translates to MKFIVAITGASGVLYGIRLLEELKKRNNFVYLIISDTGKKLIEEETDYGLNKISKKADKTFSENEITAEIASGSAKYDAMIVCPCSGKTLSAIANGLAINLIIRSAICCLKEGRKLILVPRETPLDAIYLENMLKLNRLGVIILPAMPAFYIKPKSVDEMVNFIVGKIMDQLGIKNDLYKRWK
- the purS gene encoding phosphoribosylformylglycinamidine synthase subunit PurS, encoding MIKARIEIKLKKGIVDPEGKNIAKALNLLGFKNVKNVKTSKIIEILIDEENERDALREVEEMCKKLLTNPVVNEYSIKIEGVDE
- the purL gene encoding phosphoribosylformylglycinamidine synthase subunit PurL gives rise to the protein MSEHLFIEDGYVCRINILDADDNHLEEISKSMKLALNLEEMKKIREYFRKKNRMPTDLELEAIAQAWSEHCCYKSSKYWLRKYLYRIGKNKIVAREDAGVMKFDARHYYSIALESHNHPSAVEPYGGAATGIGGIIRDVLCMGSKPVALIDAIFFGKLDTEYEKLPQGVKHPRYLFKRVVEGIRDYGNRVGIPTVAGQVYFHNSYLGNCLVNVGCIGIMKKEHLIHSSVKNPGDIYIYAGGKTGRDGIHGVTFASEELDEEMEEEITAVQLGDPVTKEPLIHACLECVEKGLVEGMKDMGGGGLSCVCSEIAYEGGKGAEVYLDRVPLREENMKPWEIWVSESQERMLLVVKRENVDEVLKIFEKWDIDAVAIGKVIDEPKIKIFYKGQKVGEIDLAFQVGGVEYVRNYVKPCEKEKEDIEFPMPNLQDIFTKILSSYNVSSREWVIRQYDFEVKGATVVKPLHGEFFSQTHSDAVVIKPLEESFKGLAITIDINPYFTELNPYWGTTSAIDEACRNIASVGAKINSFADCLNFGNPENPERMGEIIEAIRALYDMGKKLGIPYVSGNVSLYNESTAGAVAPTPAIMGVGILKDVRKCATTNLKEEGNPIYLIGETKKEMGGSEYYQALGIDAGKVPRSDAKVLKISMSKVVRAIDKGYIKACHDVSNGGIAIAIAEMVTGGKGAEICLYSLGNLRTDFKLFSESNTRWIVEVRKDKEEDFKNLFEGLKIYKIGNVKGKNLVIYDGDEIEEFINMDKKFLYEIWNKKLWEEMG